The candidate division KSB1 bacterium genome includes a region encoding these proteins:
- a CDS encoding prohibitin family protein — translation MFGYVLAFIIGAIFVSYLFSLKNRAGVNPVTSAFRGNMKLIIFAIIIILIIAFIIQSVTIIEAGTVGVVKRLGAVKSELTPGLHFIIPLIDEVVIFPTVKKTYEASDNPESSQADFPDVIITALTADGQKIRVGITARFMIQPGKATWILQNLGTERDYVEKVVKTEIRGSGRRVPTRFASYDLYTKRSYEAQQALFDEIYPKFQENGLILDELVLRNIIFTDEYARTLEEKQIALENITTEKNKLEQEKIRKEQKIVAAEGDAKSIEIRQAALTKNPTIIQWEFVQKLAPNIQWGILPQSAVPLFNLQGFGSPQK, via the coding sequence ATGTTCGGGTATGTCTTAGCTTTCATTATTGGAGCGATCTTTGTGAGCTATCTCTTTTCATTAAAAAATCGCGCTGGCGTAAATCCAGTAACATCGGCGTTCCGAGGCAATATGAAACTCATCATTTTCGCCATCATCATCATATTGATCATCGCTTTTATCATCCAATCTGTGACCATTATCGAGGCAGGAACCGTCGGCGTCGTGAAACGACTTGGCGCTGTGAAAAGCGAGCTGACCCCAGGACTGCATTTCATCATTCCATTGATCGATGAAGTCGTAATTTTCCCAACCGTTAAGAAGACGTATGAGGCTTCGGACAATCCCGAGTCCAGCCAGGCCGATTTCCCAGATGTGATCATCACAGCGCTCACTGCGGATGGACAAAAAATCCGCGTGGGTATTACTGCCCGATTTATGATCCAGCCCGGAAAGGCAACATGGATCTTGCAAAATCTTGGGACAGAACGAGATTATGTGGAAAAAGTCGTCAAGACCGAAATCCGTGGTTCAGGACGCCGCGTGCCCACCCGATTTGCCTCCTATGATCTTTATACCAAGAGGAGCTACGAAGCCCAACAAGCGCTGTTCGATGAAATCTACCCAAAATTTCAAGAAAACGGACTGATCCTCGACGAACTCGTTCTGCGCAATATCATTTTCACGGATGAGTATGCCCGGACATTAGAGGAAAAACAAATCGCCTTAGAAAATATCACCACCGAGAAGAATAAGCTCGAGCAAGAAAAAATTCGGAAGGAACAGAAAATCGTTGCAGCAGAAGGTGATGCAAAGAGCATCGAAATCCGACAAGCAGCATTGACCAAAAATCCGACGATCATTCAATGGGAATTTGTCCAAAAGCTTGCTCCTAACATCCAGTGGGGAATTTTGCCTCAGAGTGCTGTTCCATTATTCAATCTGCAGGGATTTGGCAGCCCTCAAAAATAA